A genomic stretch from Mya arenaria isolate MELC-2E11 chromosome 10, ASM2691426v1 includes:
- the LOC128204890 gene encoding uncharacterized protein DDB_G0271670-like, which produces MFADVKGRTENNDDWSDSSDDVSGLLSAGNVQSEDWRIDNRDRNRQKGDGMSSSSSSSSSSSSSSSSSSSSSGSGSGSGRSSSSSSSSSSSSSSSSSSSSSSSSSSSSSSSSSSSSSSSSSSSSCSRSSSSSSSSSRSSSSSSSSSSSGSGSGSGSGSGSCSGSGSGSGNGSGSGSGSSSRSSSSSSSRSSSSSSSSSSNSSSSSSSSSSSSSSSSSSSSSSSSSSSSSSGRSSGSSSSSSRSSSGSSRSSGSSGSSSSSSSSGRSSRSSSSSSSSSSSSSSSSSSSSISSSSSSNSSSSSSSSSSSSSSSSSSSSSSSSSSSSSSSSSSSSSSSSSSSSSSSCSSSSSSSSSSSSSSGSSSSSSSSCSSSSSSSSGSSSGSSSRSSSSSSSSSSSSSSSSSSSSSSSSSSSSSSSSSSSSSSSSSSSSSSSSNSSSNSRSSSSGSSSSSSGSSSSSSSSSSSNSSSSSSSSSSGSSSSSRSSSSSSSSSSSSNSSSNSRSSSSGSRSSRSSSSSSSNSSSSSSSSSSSSSSSSSSSSSSSSSSSSSRSRSSRSSRSSNSSSSSSSSSESAKILFMGIAILMVLQTASATFGFDPLESTDCSVECLFETLRRYTMCNCPKRPVKRTRRKHRKQVVFRYGK; this is translated from the exons ATAGATAACCGCGACAGGAATAGACAAAAGGGCGATGGGATG agtagtagtagtagtagtagtagtagtagtagtagtagtagtagtagtagtagtagtagtagtggtagtggtagtggtagtggtagaagtagtagtagtagtagtagcagtagcagtagcagtagtagtagtagtagtagtagtagtagtagtagtagtagtagtagtagtagtagtagtagtagtagtagtagtagtagtagtagtagtagcagtagctgtagtcgtagtagtagtagtagcagtagcagtagtcgtagtagtagtagtagtagtagtagtagtagtagtggtagtggtagtggtagtggtagtggtagtggtagttgtagtggtagtggtagtggtagtggtaatggtagtggtagtggtagtggtagtagtagtagaagtagtagtagtagtagtagtagaagtagtagtagtagtagtagtagtagtagtaatagtagtagtagtagtagtagtagtagtagtagtagtagtagtagtagtagtagtagtagtagtagtagtagtagtagtagtagtagtagtggtagaagtagtggtagtagtagtagtagtagtagaagtagtagtggtagtagtcgtagtagtggtagtagtggtagtagtagtagtagtagtagtagtggtagaagtagtagaagtagtagtagtagtagtagtagtagtagtagtagtagtagtagtagtagtagtagtagtattagtagtagtagtagtagtaatagtagtagtagtagtagtagtagtagtagtagtagtagcagtagtagtagtagtagtagtagtagtagtagtagtagtagtagtagtagtagtagtagtagtagtagtagtagtagtagtagtagtagtagtagtagtagttgtagtagtagtagtagtagtagtagtagtagtagtagtagtagtggtagtagtagtagtagtagtagtagttgtagtagtagtagtagtagtagtagtggtagtagtagtggtagtagtagtagaagtagtagtagtagtagtagtagtagtagtagtagtagtagtagtagtagtagtagtagtagtagtagtagtagtagtagtagtagtagtagtagtagtagtagtagtagtagtagtagtagtagtagtagtagtagtagtagtaatagtagtagtaatagtagaagtagtagtagtggtagtagtagtagtagtagtggtagtagtagtagtagtagtagtagtagtagtagtaatagtagtagtagtagtagtagtagtagtagtggtagtagtagtagtagtcgtagtagtagtagtagtagtagtagtagtagcagtagtaatagtagtagtaatagtagaagtagtagtagtggtagtcgtagtagtcgtagtagtagtagtagtagtagtaatagtagtagtagtagtagtagtagtagtagtagtagtagtagtagtagtagtagtagtagtagtagtagtagtagtagtagtagtagtcgtagtcgtagtagtcgtagtagtcgtagtagtaatagtagtagtagtagtagtagtagtagt gAGTCAGCTAAGATTCTTTTCATGGGAATTGCCATCCTGATGGTCCTTCAAACAGCTTCTGCGACATTTGGCTTCGATCCTCTAGAATCCACGGATTGTTCAGTGGAATGTCTTTTTGAAACACTGCGAAGGTACACCATGTGCAACTGCCCAAAGAGGCCAGTTAAGAGAACTCGCAGAAAGCACAGGAAACAAGTTGTGTTTCGCTACGGGAAGTGA